A genomic segment from Candidatus Paceibacterota bacterium encodes:
- a CDS encoding nucleoside monophosphate kinase translates to MQPKTIIFFGPSGAGKGTQADVLKAHIETSYPQTPMLSFDGGEEIRSFIKEHPGAIAQRAAGIINEGNLLPSFIPIWLLSSFLIANYTGKEFLMLDGVRLLPEFKMLEEALEFFGAPQMHAIILDVPEDICRDRLRNRGRKDDLDDEYVSKRLTWYSTEVLPSIEYLREKDGYYVHDINGDQSVEDVQRDIRAALNID, encoded by the coding sequence ATGCAACCCAAAACAATTATCTTCTTTGGACCCTCAGGAGCTGGCAAGGGTACTCAGGCAGATGTGCTCAAAGCGCATATTGAGACTTCGTACCCACAGACACCAATGCTCTCTTTTGACGGTGGTGAAGAAATTCGCTCATTCATAAAAGAGCATCCGGGTGCAATAGCACAGCGTGCGGCAGGTATCATCAATGAGGGGAATCTCTTGCCATCTTTTATTCCAATTTGGCTTCTTTCGAGTTTTCTTATTGCGAACTATACAGGGAAAGAATTCCTCATGCTCGATGGGGTGCGCCTCCTGCCGGAATTTAAGATGCTTGAAGAAGCACTCGAATTCTTCGGTGCGCCACAGATGCACGCGATTATTCTCGATGTCCCTGAAGATATTTGCCGTGACCGTTTACGGAATCGCGGAAGAAAAGACGACCTTGACGACGAGTACGTTTCCAAACGTCTCACTTGGTATAGTACAGAAGTACTCCCGTCGATTGAGTATCTCCGCGAAAAGGATGGGTATTATGTCCATGATATCAATGGCGATCAGTCGGTCGAAGATGTGCAGAGAGACATCCGTGCCGCACTCAATATCGACTAA
- the rpsS gene encoding 30S ribosomal protein S19 yields the protein MARSIKKGPYVEPRLMRKIEGKKPAEAGIIKTWARRSQISPEMVGFTFGVHNGRDHVEVFVTDEMVGHRLGEFSPTKKFHRHGGKMQKELEQKKKDAEIAAAKAAKASDK from the coding sequence ATGGCACGATCCATTAAGAAAGGACCATACGTCGAGCCTCGACTTATGCGAAAGATCGAGGGTAAGAAACCGGCAGAAGCGGGGATTATTAAGACGTGGGCGCGCCGTAGCCAGATTTCTCCCGAGATGGTCGGCTTCACTTTTGGAGTCCACAATGGTCGTGATCATGTTGAAGTATTTGTAACTGATGAGATGGTTGGTCACCGACTTGGTGAGTTTTCACCAACCAAGAAGTTCCACCGACATGGCGGTAAGATGCAGAAGGAGCTTGAACAGAAGAAGAAGGATGCCGAAATCGCAGCAGCAAAGGCAGCAAAGGCATCTGATAAGTAG
- the rpmC gene encoding 50S ribosomal protein L29 — MTEIKKKTDKDLIKTLNEKRESLRAFRFGISGSKTRNVKEGRNTRKEVARILTELKSRG; from the coding sequence ATGACGGAGATTAAGAAAAAAACAGACAAGGACTTGATAAAGACGCTTAACGAGAAGCGTGAATCTTTGCGCGCCTTTCGTTTTGGTATCTCAGGAAGCAAGACACGTAACGTCAAAGAGGGACGAAACACCCGCAAAGAGGTCGCACGCATCCTTACCGAGCTTAAGAGCCGAGGGTAA
- the rplR gene encoding 50S ribosomal protein L18, whose protein sequence is MIGKTKKEQRARRHSRIRAKVSGTSARPRLAVFRSNTRITAQIIDDSAGNTLVSVSSAGSKGTPRERAEAAGMRVAEEAKKKGITSVVFDRGGFLYAGSIKTFADSARAGGLEF, encoded by the coding sequence ATGATTGGCAAAACAAAAAAAGAACAACGCGCTCGCAGACACTCACGCATCCGTGCGAAGGTGTCAGGAACCAGTGCGCGTCCACGACTTGCGGTGTTTCGCTCAAATACTCGCATCACTGCGCAGATTATTGACGATAGCGCGGGGAACACGCTTGTGTCTGTTTCTTCCGCGGGGAGCAAAGGCACACCTCGTGAGCGCGCTGAGGCTGCAGGTATGAGGGTCGCAGAGGAGGCAAAGAAAAAGGGTATCACCAGCGTTGTATTTGACCGCGGTGGGTTTCTTTATGCGGGAAGCATTAAAACGTTTGCGGATAGTGCCCGTGCCGGAGGTCTTGAGTTTTAA
- the rplV gene encoding 50S ribosomal protein L22 codes for MKAFLKNYRQSPRKVRLVADLVRGKSVLRALTALSFLEKKSALPMKKLIESAVSNAEQQGVKREELKVSEIKVDEGLSFVRFRARARGRAAPIKKRSSHIHVALGKVEK; via the coding sequence ATGAAAGCGTTTTTAAAGAATTACCGACAGTCACCACGCAAGGTTCGCCTCGTTGCTGATCTTGTTCGTGGAAAGAGTGTTCTGCGCGCACTTACGGCACTTTCATTCCTTGAAAAAAAGTCGGCACTTCCGATGAAAAAATTGATCGAGTCAGCTGTCTCAAACGCTGAACAACAAGGTGTAAAACGCGAAGAGCTCAAGGTGTCTGAGATCAAAGTTGACGAAGGGCTCTCATTTGTTCGTTTCCGAGCGCGTGCACGTGGTCGCGCAGCGCCAATCAAAAAACGTTCAAGTCACATCCACGTGGCACTAGGAAAAGTAGAAAAATAA
- a CDS encoding 50S ribosomal protein L23 yields MALFRIKKDGEENAAEAVAPAVEKKTPKAEKKVDTKATPVITRDTASILTRPRITEKATLNAEEGVYVFDVSPRATKHDIIEAIQTLYKVTPRKINITRVPSKRVRVRGSRNLFGTKSGGKKAYVYLKKGDTISIA; encoded by the coding sequence ATGGCATTATTTCGAATAAAAAAAGACGGTGAGGAGAACGCGGCAGAAGCGGTAGCTCCGGCAGTAGAGAAGAAAACGCCGAAAGCGGAAAAGAAGGTCGACACCAAGGCTACGCCAGTTATCACACGAGACACCGCATCGATACTTACTCGTCCGCGAATCACCGAAAAAGCTACGCTCAATGCCGAGGAAGGAGTATATGTTTTCGATGTCTCCCCTCGTGCGACCAAGCACGACATTATTGAGGCGATTCAAACACTCTACAAGGTGACGCCACGGAAGATCAACATCACGAGAGTTCCGTCAAAGCGCGTGCGTGTGCGTGGATCTCGCAATCTCTTTGGAACAAAATCCGGAGGGAAGAAAGCGTACGTCTACCTTAAGAAAGGTGACACGATCAGTATCGCATAA
- the rpsH gene encoding 30S ribosomal protein S8 — MVGDPVGDFIIRIKNASAVGKDVVSAPYSKFRQAIADVLKQKGYLTSVEAKGKSAQKVLEVGLRYDKAGKSALHGIKRVSRPGRRLYVGANEINPVKYGKGSLIISTPKGVLTDEEARKERVGGEALFKIW, encoded by the coding sequence ATGGTAGGAGACCCAGTAGGAGATTTCATCATACGAATTAAAAACGCGTCTGCCGTTGGGAAAGATGTGGTCTCTGCGCCATACTCAAAGTTCCGCCAGGCGATTGCCGATGTGCTCAAGCAAAAAGGCTACCTTACATCAGTGGAAGCGAAAGGTAAGAGTGCACAGAAAGTGCTCGAGGTTGGGCTTCGTTACGACAAAGCCGGCAAGTCCGCACTTCACGGCATCAAGCGCGTATCACGCCCTGGCCGTCGTTTGTATGTTGGAGCAAATGAGATTAATCCGGTGAAATACGGAAAAGGGTCGCTTATCATCTCAACCCCGAAAGGAGTGCTTACTGACGAAGAAGCGCGCAAAGAGCGTGTTGGTGGAGAAGCACTCTTTAAGATCTGGTAG
- the rplF gene encoding 50S ribosomal protein L6, with amino-acid sequence MSRIGKQPVIIPEKTEVKIVDGVVSVKGPLGELSRPLHKAVSVAVKEGEVVVSPVNDSKAATALWGTFASHIKNMVAGVNQPFEKKLILEGVGYRVSLSGKNLELIVGFSHPVILEVPEGLTVVVEKNTISVSGSDKEKVGKFAAEIRAVKKPEPYKGKGIRYEGEVVRRKQGKKTVG; translated from the coding sequence ATGTCACGTATTGGAAAACAGCCCGTCATCATTCCTGAGAAGACCGAAGTCAAGATTGTTGATGGTGTCGTCTCAGTAAAAGGACCACTCGGTGAGCTCTCGCGCCCTCTACACAAGGCGGTCTCGGTTGCTGTTAAGGAGGGTGAAGTGGTTGTCTCACCGGTAAATGATTCAAAAGCAGCGACTGCGCTCTGGGGTACTTTTGCATCACATATTAAGAACATGGTCGCCGGAGTGAATCAGCCATTTGAGAAGAAACTTATCCTTGAAGGAGTCGGGTATCGTGTCTCTCTTTCCGGCAAGAACCTCGAGCTTATTGTTGGTTTCTCACACCCGGTTATTCTTGAGGTTCCTGAAGGACTCACCGTAGTGGTTGAAAAGAATACAATCAGTGTCTCAGGTTCCGACAAAGAGAAAGTCGGTAAATTTGCAGCTGAGATCCGTGCGGTAAAGAAGCCGGAGCCATACAAAGGCAAGGGTATCCGCTATGAAGGTGAAGTCGTACGACGAAAACAAGGTAAGAAGACTGTCGGGTAA
- the rpsC gene encoding 30S ribosomal protein S3, which produces MTHTVHPYAHRLGILRDWKSRWFSTNPRAYREGVKIDTTIRDFLIKRLRGMYVSGVEIERNQNVLKVIIKTSRPGIVIGRSGEGSTKIKSEIEKVVRKTGVEELPEINLSIEEVRTPESDAAIVSQMIAEGLEKRMPFRRVLKQTAEKVMANRDVKGVRIAVSGRLGGAEMSRREEVKKGRVPLQTFRADIDFAREKAYLPYGVIGIKVWIYRGEVFENDK; this is translated from the coding sequence ATGACACACACTGTACATCCATACGCACACCGCCTCGGCATCCTTCGTGATTGGAAATCACGATGGTTCTCAACAAACCCGCGTGCATACCGTGAGGGTGTTAAGATCGATACCACCATCCGCGACTTTTTGATAAAGCGACTTCGCGGCATGTATGTAAGCGGTGTTGAGATTGAGCGCAATCAGAATGTGCTTAAGGTCATCATCAAGACCTCTCGCCCAGGTATTGTTATTGGTCGCAGTGGTGAAGGCAGCACCAAGATTAAAAGCGAGATCGAGAAAGTGGTACGAAAGACCGGTGTCGAGGAACTTCCTGAGATCAACCTTAGTATTGAAGAGGTTCGCACACCTGAGTCCGATGCGGCAATCGTTTCGCAGATGATTGCGGAAGGTCTTGAGAAGCGCATGCCGTTTCGTCGCGTCCTTAAGCAGACCGCAGAGAAGGTCATGGCAAACCGTGACGTTAAAGGGGTGCGCATCGCGGTATCAGGACGCCTTGGTGGTGCAGAGATGTCGCGCCGCGAGGAGGTGAAAAAAGGACGTGTGCCACTTCAGACATTTCGTGCGGATATTGATTTTGCGCGCGAAAAGGCGTATCTTCCGTATGGGGTTATCGGCATCAAAGTGTGGATCTACCGTGGTGAGGTGTTTGAGAATGATAAGTAA
- the rplX gene encoding 50S ribosomal protein L24: MKIKKGDKVQVIAGKDRGKTGKVLRALPREDKVVVEGVNVKKRHQRPTAQRQQGQIIDKTLPVHVSNVMVLDPKSGTPTRIGIKKVDGKYTRVAKKSNTTLE; the protein is encoded by the coding sequence ATGAAGATAAAGAAAGGAGACAAAGTACAAGTAATCGCAGGAAAGGACCGGGGAAAGACCGGTAAGGTGCTTCGTGCGCTCCCACGAGAGGACAAAGTGGTCGTTGAGGGGGTAAACGTGAAAAAGCGTCACCAGCGTCCAACGGCGCAGCGCCAGCAAGGACAAATCATCGACAAGACGCTCCCGGTCCATGTATCGAATGTTATGGTGCTTGACCCGAAAAGTGGAACACCAACCCGTATCGGAATCAAAAAAGTAGACGGCAAGTATACGCGTGTCGCGAAAAAGAGTAATACCACACTTGAATAA
- the rpsQ gene encoding 30S ribosomal protein S17, with protein sequence MESKQTNQTEKTTEKRVFSGVVVSNKMKDTVVVQVSRYTKHPKYKKFIKRSKKYMAHDTGNTKQIGERVSIQETRPYSKNKSFVVLNGETKSDS encoded by the coding sequence ATGGAATCGAAACAAACAAATCAGACCGAGAAGACAACCGAAAAGAGAGTTTTCAGTGGTGTGGTCGTGTCCAACAAAATGAAAGATACGGTGGTGGTTCAGGTGTCGCGTTACACCAAACATCCGAAGTATAAGAAGTTTATCAAGCGATCAAAGAAGTACATGGCGCACGATACAGGCAACACAAAGCAGATCGGTGAGAGAGTTTCCATACAAGAGACACGCCCGTATTCAAAGAATAAGTCATTTGTCGTCCTTAATGGCGAGACTAAGTCTGATTCATAA
- the rplN gene encoding 50S ribosomal protein L14 — MIQPQTKVKITDNSGAKIGVVFKVLGGSKRRYARIGDLVVLSVKSAEPRKQVKKKDVVRGIVVRQKQPFRRKDGSYIRFDENAVVIVEKEKKEPKAGRIFGPIPREISEAGYQKIVSLAPEIV; from the coding sequence ATGATTCAACCGCAAACAAAAGTAAAGATAACTGACAACTCGGGCGCAAAAATAGGCGTGGTATTCAAGGTGCTTGGCGGATCGAAGCGACGCTATGCGCGCATTGGTGACCTTGTGGTACTCTCAGTAAAGAGTGCTGAGCCGCGCAAGCAAGTGAAGAAGAAAGACGTTGTGCGTGGTATTGTGGTCCGCCAGAAACAGCCATTTCGACGCAAAGACGGTTCGTACATCCGGTTCGACGAGAACGCGGTGGTTATTGTAGAGAAGGAGAAGAAAGAACCAAAAGCAGGACGTATCTTCGGTCCGATCCCACGAGAGATTAGCGAGGCTGGATACCAGAAGATCGTCTCGCTCGCACCAGAAATTGTTTAG
- a CDS encoding 30S ribosomal protein S5, producing the protein MTKETATIEKNDTQATSGVDVNPAKNTFKKNPRRIVRRADRARSEFIQKIVSIRRVVRVVAGGRRFSFSVTMVLGDKKGRVGVGVGKASDTALAIEKATRQAKRNMITVRTTKEMSIPHDVSAKYGASQIQIIPSPGRGLVAGSSVRTVLELAGIKDVTAKIFSRSKNKLNNAQAAIKALQDLQA; encoded by the coding sequence ATGACAAAAGAAACCGCAACAATAGAAAAAAACGATACCCAGGCGACATCCGGCGTTGATGTAAATCCTGCGAAGAATACCTTTAAGAAGAATCCGCGCAGGATCGTCCGTCGAGCAGATCGCGCACGTTCCGAGTTCATACAGAAGATCGTGTCAATTCGTCGAGTAGTCCGTGTTGTTGCTGGAGGTCGCCGCTTCAGCTTCTCGGTTACCATGGTGCTTGGCGACAAAAAAGGGCGTGTGGGTGTTGGTGTCGGAAAAGCAAGTGACACTGCGCTTGCGATCGAGAAGGCGACGCGCCAGGCAAAGCGAAACATGATCACCGTGCGTACCACCAAAGAGATGAGTATCCCTCATGATGTGTCCGCCAAGTATGGCGCATCACAGATTCAGATCATCCCGTCTCCCGGGCGTGGTTTGGTGGCGGGAAGTTCAGTGCGTACTGTACTTGAACTCGCCGGGATCAAAGATGTGACGGCGAAGATTTTCTCGCGAAGCAAGAACAAGCTTAATAATGCTCAAGCAGCAATTAAGGCATTACAAGATCTTCAGGCATAA
- the secY gene encoding preprotein translocase subunit SecY: protein MFGTLFSKFSLVIKDSTLRNRLLFIVFALVVFRLLAAIPIPGIDLVQLQNFFTNNQFLGLLNIFSGGGLANLSIVMLGVGPYITASIIMQLLTIMSPKLKALYQEEGEAGRKRFQQYSRLLTLPLALVQAFSFYILLQRQGIITDTDFFTTLTNVAVIAAGSILLMWIGELITEFGIGNGVSLIIFAGIVASLPTTVSQLIFAFDISQLPLYLGFVLVGIFITAGVVVVTEAERPIPITYARRVRGMKVYGGMSTYLPLRVNQAGVIPIIFALSFLLFPQMVFSFLSNLGIAYVSPVSAAIVNGLSNQAIYAGIYFLLVFLFTYFYTAVTFDPDQTSKNLQKSGAFIPGVRPGRMTSEYLAKILTRLTLVGALFLGGIAVLPLGMQAITGITALAIGGTALLIAVSVVIDLVKKVDAQISMREY, encoded by the coding sequence ATGTTCGGAACACTTTTCAGTAAATTTTCTCTCGTAATCAAGGACAGCACACTTCGTAATCGTTTGCTGTTCATTGTGTTTGCGTTGGTAGTGTTCCGTCTCCTTGCCGCTATTCCTATCCCCGGTATTGACCTGGTACAGCTTCAGAACTTCTTCACAAACAACCAGTTCCTTGGTCTCCTCAATATCTTCTCAGGAGGTGGGCTTGCAAACCTCTCGATCGTAATGCTTGGTGTCGGTCCGTACATTACCGCCTCGATCATCATGCAACTCCTCACTATCATGTCGCCGAAGCTCAAGGCGCTATACCAAGAAGAAGGGGAAGCGGGGCGAAAGCGATTCCAGCAGTATTCACGCCTACTCACTCTTCCGCTTGCGCTCGTTCAAGCGTTCAGTTTTTATATTTTGCTTCAGCGTCAAGGTATCATCACCGACACAGATTTCTTTACCACTCTCACCAATGTCGCGGTCATTGCGGCTGGCTCGATCCTTCTGATGTGGATCGGTGAGCTTATCACTGAGTTCGGTATCGGAAACGGTGTCTCGCTCATTATCTTTGCGGGTATCGTCGCAAGTCTCCCGACAACCGTCAGTCAACTTATCTTTGCGTTTGACATCTCTCAGTTGCCACTTTACCTCGGATTCGTCCTCGTGGGCATCTTTATCACAGCGGGGGTTGTGGTAGTTACTGAAGCGGAGCGCCCTATCCCAATTACCTACGCGCGTCGTGTGCGCGGCATGAAGGTATACGGCGGCATGTCGACTTACCTCCCACTCCGAGTCAATCAAGCTGGTGTGATCCCAATCATCTTCGCACTTTCGTTTCTGCTCTTCCCGCAGATGGTTTTCAGTTTTCTCTCAAATCTTGGTATCGCGTATGTGAGTCCTGTTTCAGCCGCGATTGTGAATGGCCTCTCAAATCAGGCAATCTACGCAGGTATCTACTTCCTTCTTGTGTTTCTCTTTACTTACTTTTACACCGCAGTTACCTTTGATCCGGATCAGACTTCAAAGAATCTCCAGAAGAGCGGCGCATTCATTCCTGGTGTCCGTCCGGGTCGCATGACCTCGGAGTATCTCGCGAAGATCCTCACTCGCCTCACACTCGTTGGGGCCCTCTTCCTTGGCGGTATTGCGGTATTACCACTTGGTATGCAAGCAATCACCGGCATCACTGCGCTCGCAATCGGTGGTACCGCGCTTCTTATTGCAGTATCAGTGGTGATTGATCTAGTGAAGAAGGTTGATGCGCAGATCTCTATGCGCGAGTATTAA
- a CDS encoding type Z 30S ribosomal protein S14: MAKKSVIARSEKTPKFKSRVVRRCFRCGRAHGYMRDFDLCRVCFRELANEGNIPGIKKASW, translated from the coding sequence ATGGCAAAGAAATCAGTAATCGCACGATCAGAGAAGACACCGAAGTTCAAATCCCGCGTAGTACGGCGATGTTTTCGATGTGGCCGCGCACACGGCTACATGCGCGACTTCGACCTCTGTCGGGTTTGCTTCCGCGAACTCGCAAACGAAGGGAATATCCCCGGTATTAAGAAAGCATCATGGTAG
- the rplP gene encoding 50S ribosomal protein L16 has product MLFPKKVKFRKWQTGRTNKDKVHAAARGTRVSFGSHGLKATTGARVTSNQIEAARRVISRSLGKTGKTWIRIFPDRPFTRKAAEVGMGKGKGDPQGYVAEVRPGRIVFEIDGVSDVVAREALRKAGAKLPLKSKVATREG; this is encoded by the coding sequence ATGCTATTTCCGAAGAAAGTAAAATTCAGAAAGTGGCAGACCGGACGCACCAACAAAGATAAGGTGCACGCGGCAGCACGCGGAACAAGAGTCTCTTTTGGCTCACACGGGCTTAAGGCAACCACTGGCGCGCGAGTGACTTCAAATCAGATTGAGGCAGCGCGTCGCGTGATTAGCCGTTCACTCGGCAAGACTGGCAAGACATGGATCCGCATCTTCCCTGATCGACCGTTTACACGAAAAGCTGCCGAAGTGGGTATGGGTAAAGGTAAAGGAGATCCGCAAGGATATGTTGCTGAAGTCCGTCCGGGGCGTATTGTCTTCGAGATTGACGGAGTAAGCGATGTTGTCGCTCGTGAAGCGCTCCGCAAGGCTGGCGCAAAGCTCCCGCTTAAGAGCAAGGTGGCAACTCGAGAAGGATAA
- the rplD gene encoding 50S ribosomal protein L4 — MDAKVYNQEGKEVRTISLPEQVFGLPWNADLVHQVVVAIEANARTPVAHTKDRGEVRGGGKKPWRQKGTGRARHGSSRSPLWRGGGVTFGPRNDKDYSKKINKKMRTKALYTALSQKLRDGELLFVDSFAFDAPKTAEAKKTLGALSQVAGFDTLTSKKRNSALVVTADKDPVVERSFNNFGNMEVGEVRNLNARDVLATKYVIFANPSEALSFLESKGATRKEEVIVNE, encoded by the coding sequence ATGGACGCAAAAGTATACAACCAAGAAGGAAAAGAGGTTCGCACCATCTCGCTCCCCGAGCAGGTCTTTGGACTTCCGTGGAATGCTGATCTCGTGCATCAGGTCGTTGTTGCGATCGAGGCAAACGCACGCACGCCCGTAGCTCACACGAAAGATCGCGGCGAAGTGCGCGGTGGCGGTAAAAAGCCATGGCGCCAGAAGGGCACCGGTCGCGCGCGTCACGGCTCAAGCCGTTCACCACTCTGGCGCGGTGGCGGTGTTACTTTTGGTCCGCGAAACGACAAGGACTACTCAAAGAAGATAAATAAGAAAATGCGCACCAAGGCGCTCTATACTGCGCTTTCACAGAAACTTCGTGATGGGGAGCTTCTCTTTGTTGATTCATTTGCGTTTGATGCGCCAAAGACCGCTGAGGCAAAGAAAACACTTGGTGCATTGTCACAGGTTGCAGGATTTGATACGCTCACCTCAAAGAAGCGCAATAGTGCTCTTGTGGTGACCGCTGATAAGGACCCTGTGGTTGAGAGGAGTTTTAATAACTTCGGCAACATGGAGGTTGGCGAGGTACGCAATCTTAATGCGCGTGACGTGTTGGCAACCAAGTATGTCATCTTCGCGAATCCATCTGAGGCACTTTCATTCCTTGAGAGCAAGGGAGCGACACGCAAAGAAGAAGTGATAGTAAACGAGTAA
- the rplB gene encoding 50S ribosomal protein L2, whose amino-acid sequence MKSFKPITPGRRGMTQVSLKKLTRSKPLKKLTKGGKRSVGRNSAGRITTRHKGGGHKRRFRDVDFLYNKRNIPARVETIEYDPNRSGFIGIILFADGERRYVLLPQSIEVGDTITIADRAPIKPGNRMRMKHIPVGTFVYNIEIKPEGGAKLARSAGNYAEVIGLDAGYTLLKMPSSEVRKVSAEAWASIGEVSNEEHKLTNIGKAGRNRWLGKRPTVRGSAMNPVDHPHGGGEGKAGRGRRRAVSKWGKPTGKGQKTRTPKKYSNTLIVRRRKVGKKR is encoded by the coding sequence ATGAAATCATTTAAACCAATAACACCAGGACGGCGCGGCATGACACAGGTGAGTCTCAAGAAACTCACTCGATCAAAGCCACTCAAGAAACTCACAAAAGGCGGCAAGCGCTCAGTTGGTCGCAACAGTGCAGGACGAATCACAACCCGACACAAAGGTGGCGGTCATAAGCGGCGTTTTCGTGATGTTGATTTTCTCTACAATAAACGCAACATCCCGGCGCGCGTTGAGACGATTGAGTACGACCCAAATCGTTCAGGCTTCATCGGGATCATTCTCTTTGCAGACGGCGAGCGGCGTTATGTCCTATTGCCACAGTCCATTGAGGTAGGGGACACGATCACAATCGCTGATCGAGCGCCAATTAAGCCGGGCAACCGTATGCGTATGAAGCATATCCCGGTTGGTACCTTTGTATACAATATAGAGATAAAACCTGAAGGGGGTGCAAAACTCGCCCGCTCAGCAGGAAACTACGCGGAGGTCATTGGACTTGACGCGGGCTATACGCTCCTTAAGATGCCGTCAAGTGAGGTGCGCAAAGTGTCGGCCGAGGCATGGGCATCGATTGGAGAAGTCTCAAACGAGGAACACAAACTCACCAATATCGGAAAAGCGGGACGAAACCGCTGGCTCGGTAAGCGCCCAACGGTCCGTGGTTCAGCAATGAACCCAGTTGATCACCCACATGGTGGTGGTGAAGGAAAGGCAGGACGCGGCCGTCGTCGCGCAGTGAGCAAGTGGGGCAAGCCGACCGGAAAAGGTCAGAAGACTCGCACGCCAAAGAAATATTCAAACACACTCATCGTTCGCCGGAGAAAAGTTGGCAAAAAGCGATAG
- the rplE gene encoding 50S ribosomal protein L5 — MSVTKERQKNIFSEIKERFGYTNVFQSPRIQKVVVSVGTGSLKDKNKVQVIQDRLMKITGQKPSARPAKKSIATFKLREGDIVGYQVTLRGARMNDFLDKLIHIALPRTRDFRGIKRSALDEMGNITIGIKEHTIFPETPDEELRDVFGFAVTITTTARTKEEAAALLENLGFPLQKEES; from the coding sequence ATGTCAGTAACAAAAGAAAGACAAAAGAACATCTTTTCAGAAATCAAGGAGCGTTTTGGATATACAAACGTGTTCCAATCGCCGCGTATTCAGAAAGTGGTCGTCTCAGTTGGTACCGGGTCACTCAAAGATAAGAATAAGGTCCAGGTGATCCAAGATCGTCTCATGAAGATCACAGGACAGAAGCCTTCAGCGCGACCGGCGAAGAAATCTATCGCAACCTTCAAACTTCGCGAGGGAGACATTGTCGGATACCAGGTAACACTCCGTGGTGCGCGCATGAACGATTTTCTGGATAAGCTTATTCACATCGCGCTTCCGCGCACCCGCGACTTCCGTGGCATCAAACGCTCAGCGCTCGATGAGATGGGCAACATCACCATCGGCATCAAGGAGCACACAATCTTCCCCGAGACACCGGACGAGGAGCTTCGCGATGTCTTTGGGTTCGCGGTGACGATCACCACCACCGCCCGCACGAAGGAAGAAGCAGCGGCACTCCTTGAGAATCTCGGCTTCCCACTTCAAAAAGAGGAGAGTTAA
- the rplO gene encoding 50S ribosomal protein L15, which translates to MLKQQLRHYKIFRHNPTIMQLNELQPKTKRQTKKRVGRGGLRGKTSGRGMKGQTARAGHSLRPEMRDIIKKLPKLRGHGKNRGRTVNSSVVKPTPVNLSTINALYKSGEQVTPETLHTHGVITQAGGRLPVVKILAKGEISKKVSVSKCLFSEAAKVAIEKAGGSIA; encoded by the coding sequence ATGCTCAAGCAGCAATTAAGGCATTACAAGATCTTCAGGCATAATCCAACCATCATGCAGCTTAACGAACTACAACCAAAGACAAAGCGACAGACCAAAAAGCGTGTCGGTCGTGGGGGGCTCCGTGGTAAAACATCGGGGCGTGGTATGAAGGGACAGACCGCGCGTGCAGGGCACTCTCTTCGACCAGAGATGCGCGACATCATCAAGAAGCTCCCCAAACTCCGTGGGCACGGCAAGAACCGAGGGCGCACCGTCAACAGCAGCGTGGTTAAACCAACACCGGTAAACCTCAGCACCATTAACGCGCTCTATAAGAGTGGTGAGCAGGTGACACCGGAGACACTTCACACACATGGTGTGATTACCCAGGCGGGTGGACGACTCCCTGTAGTAAAGATTCTCGCAAAGGGTGAGATCAGCAAGAAGGTATCAGTTTCTAAGTGTCTTTTCTCCGAGGCTGCGAAGGTGGCGATTGAGAAGGCGGGAGGATCGATTGCATAA